In Seonamhaeicola sp. S2-3, the genomic window ATTCTTATTCACTTTATTTGAATAGGCTAAGATATCTTTCAAACTTCCTGATAGCTCTATATAATCTTGTTTATATTTTATTTGTAAACCATCAACAGCAACACTTTCTAATTCTAAATATTCAAAATCATTAATAGGTTTATAAACGTTATTGGTTTGAGTATAATTCACGTTATTAACAATAAACATATTGCTAACACTAGCTTTTTTAGTATTCTGTTTTAAAAATTTAGCTACATGATAATCTTTTAGTTCTGCTGGATGACCTTCCCATAGTTTTTTTCCTGAAGCGTTATATAAAATACCATAGGGCAGACTATTAATTTTATTTTTTTGAAATGTTTCCCCTTCAAAATCTATAGCAACAGCAAGATTCACCTTATGTCGTTTTATAAATTGTTTTACTAAATCTGGGTTTTCTTGACTTAAAGAAACTATATAAAAATCTTCAGAATATTGATTTTGAAGTGTTTCTAAATATTTTGAAACATGAATACAAGGCGCACACCAAGTAGCCCAAAAATCTATAAAATAGAGCTTGTTGTAATCATTTTTTGCTATGTTAGAATCTCGAATAAATTCTGAAACATGCACTTGCCCCATTGAAACATTAATACTAAATAATATTAAAACAACTATTTTAAACTTCACTTTTTTACATTTAATACAAGTATAACAAATATTATGCTAAAAAATTATTCACATTAATAAACCATAGGTAATTTAATTATAAAGTGACTTTAATTGTTATTTTGTGTCATAAAAACAAATAAAAAACAATTACTAAAACACAGTCAAATAACAACTTAACACATCTTTATTTTTATCTATAAATCACTTTTTAATTTATATATTTAACCAAAAAATATTATGACCCGAAAACTCTTAACCTTATTGTTAATTTTCAATCTTACTGCATGTGCAGAGTTACAACAAGTAATAAACGAATTACCTCAAAGCAATACCATTGGTAATACTGAAATTGCTTCTGGATTAAGACAAGCTCTAGACTTAGGAATTGAAAAGCAAGTAACCAAACTTACCCAAGAAGATGGTTTTTATAAAAACGAATTGGTGAAAATTTTATTACCAGAAGAACTTCAAAAGGTTGATAAAACGCTACGTGATATTGGCTTAAGTAAATTAGCTGACGAAGGGTTAAAAGTATTAAATAGAGCTGCCGAAGATGCTGTTAAAGAAGCTACCCCAATTTTTGTTGATGCCGTAAAAGAAATAACATTTGCCGATGCTAAAAATATTTTATTAGGAAATGATGATGCAGCTACACAGTATTTAACAACTAAAACTGAAACCGCTTTATATGCTAAATTTAATCCTGTAATTAAAAACTCATTTTCTAAAGTTGGTGCAGACACTATTTGGAATAACTTAATAACAAAGTACAATAGTATACCACTTACAAATGATGTAAACCCAGACTTAACAGATTATGTTACCAAAGAAGCACTTAAAGGTGTTTATACAATGATTGCTATAGAAGAACAAGAAATTAGAAATAAAGTTTCATCTAGAACTACAGATTTACTTAAAAAAGTATTTGCTCTACAAGACTAGTATACAACACATATATTCTATTAAAAATAAAGCCGAATACTCAAACTATTCGGCTTTTTCATTTATAATAAAAATAATTACTAGCATACAAACTAAGCAGAAAAAAAATTTGAATAACAAAATAAAAAACGTATATTTAAGTTCTTGATATTAAGTTTTTTATGGAAAAATCAATACTCATAAAACATCAAAAAAATGCTTTAAAAAGGCGTTACAAAGAACTTATAGAGCAAGCCTATAATTTTAGGCAGACAGACTCTGCTTTAAGTGATATTTCTGAGTATAGAGCAATTAAACTTCTTCATAAAATAAATAAACTAAATTATTTATCTAGAGATTCTGTTCAATTAGTATCTTAACGTTAGCAATTTTTTAACTTTTTTCTTACATCCAAATCACATCTTTTCTCGTACTTTATAGTATAAAAAAGAAATGTTATGAATACCCATTTTTGTAGAGTTGGCAAGATTAAACCAAATTTAAACAAGGCTATTAGTCTAAAAGAAATTGAAAGAACTATTGCTAATTTTGTTGATGATATTAGCAAGGTAGAATTCAACAAAGATTTAAACGAAGCGCTTTAAAATAAGCAAATGCTTTTGTTAATCTAGAACCATACCAAGAAAACATTTCGCCATCAACCAAAACTATTTCTGCGTTGGGGTAAAATGCTTCTAAGTCTTTTTTATGCTTTTCTTTAAACGGGTAAGGCTCACTAGATAGCATTACTAAATCTATTTCTGGTTTAACCTCTAAATTTATTTCAGGATACCTATGTTGGCTTTTGTAATAATTATCAAAATTATTAAGCGTTAGCAAATAATTTATAAATGTATTGTTGGCTGCCACCATCCAAGGATTTTTCCAAATAAAATAGACTACTTTAAGCTGTTTTTTATTCTGAACAAAACACTCAAAATCTTTATATTGCCATTCTATCTCATTACAAATTTGCAATGCTTTTTCTTCTACATTAAATAAATACCCGTATTGTTTTATAAGTTGCAAACTATCATTAAGTGTAAAAATATCAGAAACATGCACCATACAAACAGACTCACAAGCCTCAACAATTTCTTTGGTATTTTCTTCTTTATTACACAGAATAACATCTGGGTTTAAAGCTTTTATTTTTTCAACATCTAGTTGTTTTGTACCACCAACAACGGTAGCTTTTGATTTAATTTTAACGGGATGTACACAAAATTTTGTGAGCCCAACTATTGAAGATTCTAACCCCAAATCACACAACAATTCTGTTTGACTTGGCACTAATGAAACAATTCGTTTTGGTGCTTTTTCAAACGAAATGACTCTATTAATTTGATCTTTTAATTGTGTCATTACGAAGAAAATTTAAAGTTTTATAGTGGCAATCTATTTATTAAAAAAGAAATTCTTACATCACCGTTACCCCTAGAAATGATGCGTCAATTCAACTTTCATTTGCTGTTGGAGTTCTTCGGCTTTAAGAGCAGCAGCCTGAGCAAAATCGATATTATTTGAAGCGTAAATAATACCTCTTGATGAATTTATAAGTAAGCCCACATTATCACTCATACCATATTTACAAACATCTTGCAAGTTTCCGCCTTGAGCACCCACACCTGGTACTAACAAAAAACTATGGGGTATTATTTTTCTAATATCAGCTAAATATTCAGCTTTGGTAGCCCCAACAACATACATTAAGTTTTCAGAATTATTCCATGTTTTAGAAGTCTCTAAAACCTGTTTGTATAACTCTTTATCATTAACAGCCTTTGTTTGAAAATCAAATGCCCCTTGATTAGATGTTAACGCTAACAAAATAGTGTGTTTGGTTTTAAAAGCTAAAAAGGGCTCTACAGAATCTTTACCCATATAGGGTGCTACGGTAACAGAATCAAAAGCTAAATCTTCAAAAAAAGCTTTAGCGTACATGGTACTTGTGTTACCAATATCGCCTCGTTTAGCATCTGCAATAGTAAATATTTCAGGATGCTTTTCATTTAAATAATTAATGGTTTTTTCTAAAGCCTTCCAGCCTTTTAAGCCATAAGCCTCATAAAATGCTGTGTTTGGTTTATATGCCACACATAAGTGATGTGTTGCATCAATTATAGCTTTATTGAAAGCAAAAATAGGATCTTCTTCTTTTAAAAGATGTTGCGGAATTTTATCTAAATCTACATCTAACCCTATACATAAAAAGGATTGCTTTTTTTTAATTTCTGAAACGAGTTGGCTTGTTGTCACCTTTTAAATTAAATTGTTTCGTCGTTAGCCTTAAGCTTTTCAGTATTTTCAGCTAACATAAGTTCATCAATTATTTTTTGAATATCGCCATTTACAATATTTTGCAAATCATACAGGGTTAAACCAATTCTATGATCTGTTACACGCCCTTGTGGGTAGTTATAGGTTCTAATTTTAGCACTTCTATCACCAGAACTTACCATACTACCACGTTTAGCTGCATCTTCTTCTTGTTTTTTGGCTAACTCTAAATCGTATAAACGCGAGCGTAATACCTTGAAGGCTTTTTCTTTGTTTTTGTGTTGCGATTTTTGATCTTGACATTGTGCTACTAACCCCGTTGGCTCATGCGTTAAACGCACTGCAGAATAAGTTGTGTTAACAGATTGCCCTCCTGGACCAGAAGAACAGAAATAATCTATTCTAACATCTTTTGGGTCTATTTCTACATCAAATTCTTCAGCCTCTGGAAATACCATCACCGTAGCTGCACTGGTGTGTACACGCCCTTGTGTTTCTGTTTGTGGCACACGTTGTACACGGTGTACGCCAGCTTCAAATTTTAAAGTACCATAAACATCTTCACCTGTAACTTCAAATTGAATTTCTTTAAAACCACCATTGGTACCTTCGCTAAAATCTACCGTACTTACTTTCCAACCTTTGCTTTCGCAATATTTGGTGTACATTCTATATAAGTCGCCTGCAAAAATACTAGCTTCATCTCCACCTGTTCCTGCACGCAATTCTACCACCGCATTTTTGGCATCTTCAGGGTCTTTTGGTATTAAGAGTACTCTTATTTCTTCTTCTAATTTAGGAATACCTTCTTTGGCTTCATCATATTGCATTTTGGCCATTTCTACCATTTCAGGATCGCTACCATCTGCAATAATTTCTTCGGCTTCAGCCAAATTATTAGTTAATTCAATGTAAGCTTCACGCTTATCCATTAAAATTCTTAAATCTTTGTATTCTCTGTTTAGCTCAACATACCGTTTCTGATCTGATATTATATCGGGTTGAATGATTAAATCACTCACCTCATCAAAACGCTGTTTTACTATTTGTAATTTCTCTAACATCTGCCTCTTTTAATTGGTCTCCAAAAATACGATAATTTATCAATTTTAGGTTATTCTCATTAAGCCTATTCTTAATATAGCAGAATATTTTAAACTATTTTACGTTTCTGTGATTACCATGCAGCAATTATTATCTATATTATTTTTTTACAGACCACTAGTTTTATGGTCTTTAGGAATAAATACTACGCTTTTATTTTTTAAAATTGAGCCTGTAATTATCCTAATAGTTAAAGTTTTTTTAGTATTTTTTTTGTGGTACATAACTAATGAAACAACTGCAAAACGTAAACTTACTTTTTACAAAAACTTGGGTATTTCTACCTTTAAACTATTTTCAATACTGTATCTTATAGACTTATTTCTGAGCATTCCTTTTCTTTTAATTCTTAGAGAGTTTATATGATTTTAGAAATTGATAGTATTGAACTTTACTTTAAAAAGAAACCAATATTAAATGGTATTTATTTAAAAGCTGAAACTGGTGAAATTACTGGTATTTTAGGGAGTAATGGTTGCGGAAAAAGTTGCTTACTCAATATAATTTTTGGCAATTTAAAACCAAAATATAAACTTGTTAGAATTAATTCTACACCTATTTTAAAACCACTATACAAAACCAAATTGGTTTCTTATTTACCACAGTATAATTTTATACCCAAATATATTAAGCTAAAAACAGCTTTTAAACTTTATAAGGTTGATTGGAAAGTGTTTATAGAACATTTTGAAACGCTTTCAATATTTAAAAACACGAAATTTGGGTTACTTTCTGGAGGTGAACAAAGAATTATTGAGATATACTTAACACTAAAAACACCAAGGCAAATTATTTTACTAGATGAACCATTTAATGGTGTAGCTCCATTATATATTGAAAAAATTAAAAGTTTAATTAAATTAGAAAAAAACCAAAAGTGCATCATTTTGACTGACCATAGATATTCTGAAGTTATTGACGTGTGCAACAATCTTTACCTTATTAAAAATGGATGTACAAAACAGATAAATAATTTAAGAGAACTTGAAGATTACAAACACATTCATTAAGATTCTAATGCACAACATACTAGAAATTATATTTCACACTTACCCTTGTTTTTAAAAAAACAACACATTATTAACCCACAAACGCATTGATAAAATGTAAGATTTAAATCACAAAAAAAATCATTTTTTTCTTGTTAGAAAATGTAAATAGCTATATTTTTGAGCAAAATTTAACAAGAAATTAAACATGAAAAAAATTTTTGCATTAGCCCTTATCTCTACTATGTTATTTAACACATCTTGTAGCAACAATGATGATGGAGATTCAAACAAATTAGACGGATCTTTAACTGTTGAAGAAGGTAAACAACAACTTGAAGACAACAGTATTAAACTTTTAAACAAAATTGAAGAATTTAAAAACGACGATGCTTTAAATGAAATTATTGAACTGGCTGAGTATTTGAGTTCTTCAAACACAACTAAATTTAGTGGTTTTAAATCAACAGCATTAAACTCTATTGAAAATGCAAGTAGCATTCAATCTAAAAATAGTTTAATTGAATTTAATGCTAAACAATCATTAGCGCTAGCCTCAAAAAATAATTTAATATTTGATTTTGAAGCTGAATCTGGTGTTTATGAATGGAACGCAGATATTGAAGATTTTGAAAAAATTGGTGAAAGTGATGATATTATTTATAAAATATCATACAACGAAAACAAAAATGCTATTTATAGCTTTACTGATTTTGCTTCAAAAACTGTTGAAGGAGAAGAGCTACCAACTTTAGCTAAAGCTAACTTAAAAATTGATGACATTACAGTATTTTCTCAAGATTATACTGCAACTTTACAAGATAACAATTTAATACCTACTAAAATAAATAACAAAACTACTATTGGTGGTTTTGTTTTTGAAACCAATTATAACAATAGCAACAACGCTAAAATAGATCAATCATTTACTTTCAAAATTGATAGTGAGGTTATCATTGGTTACAACTATACTGCAAAAGGAAACTTTAACAATACTGATAGTGAGGTCACTGATATTTTTGACAGTGTTGACTTTTCATTTAACTTTCTTGATGCTAAACTAAATGTAAGCGCAAATGACAATGACTTTGACTTAGACGAAGAATTAACTATTGATGAGCAAATTGATTTATTAAACAAAAATGTTAATGCTATATTAAGCATAAACAACAAACTAATTGCTGAAAGCCTTTTTTATAAAGACCAAGATACCTATACAGATTATATCTATAACGAAACCACTGAGTCTTACGAATGGGATGAAGTAACTGAGGATATAATAAATGTTAAATTCTTATTTGATGATGGCACTTCAAGTGATTTTGAAACGTATTTTGAGGGTTCATTTACTGAATTAGAAGAAAAGTTTGAAGCCGTTTTTGAAGCCTACGAAACACTTTTTGAAGACGTAGAAATCTAATAGAAATAAACAAACATAAAAAAGGCTGTCTGAAAAGGCAGCCTTTATTTTTACATTTTTTTTAGCTATTTTTTTTAACTTTAAGAATGCGTAAAAAAGTAGTTTTCAAGCCCTATAACTAAGACCAGTTTTGTTTGTTGTCCCCAAGCTATGATGATTTAGTCCTAAAGCATCACCCTGTTCAAATGGTAAATACAATTATTGACCATTTTAGATATTACGCTTTAGAAGCAAGCTACAAAGACGGTGGCACCTTTAGTTATCATCTACAAATTCACTCAAGACATTTATTTATAGCTATTTACACAATATTTATTCCTCAAGAAAACAGAACAAGCCTTTTCTTAAATCAAAAACTAAACAAAATCTATTCTGAAAAAAATCACCTAAAAATTACTTTTTAGATAATCTCTTTTTACTCTGGTACTTGAAACCTAAAAACAGCTTTGTTTTCACCTGACCAATACCCAAAAGCCCCATTACTAATATTGCTTTTAACAACTGTAGAGAATGAAGCATTTTCAATGGGCATAGTAACATCACCCTTAACTGATAACCAGAAATCATACTGTTCTTTTGTTATAGCAACCACTTCTAAATCTGTTACAACACCTGATTTTAATATATCATCACGTTCGTTATTCATATAAGTCTTATGGTGCATGATAATAGGAAATGTATCTGTAAAAATATTTTCGGTATTAAAAATAAATGGATCGGCATACTCAAACATAGTGTCTTCTTCGTTCTTTATTAGCAACTTAAAGTACTTAGGTATTTGTGGGTTGGTGTTCTTTAGCACTAATCTTAAATCCTTAAACCCAGACACTAACTCACCATCTCTTATAGCATCTAAAAATTCAATATTTAAAACATTTGGTAACTCAGGCAAACTTGTTTGAGCATTAAACTCATCTCCTCTAATGGTTACTTTTAACTTGTAATTTTTACCTAACTCACCTTTAATTTGATTGCTTCGGTAATATAAAAACGGAAAATAACTATTATCTCTCTTTAAAGTTAAAATTTCTGATGTTTCACCATCAAAAAGTTCTACTTTTGCTTTTGATTCTATTGATTTTGCTACCTCTAAAGAATCTATAATCCCTTTAAAAGGTAGACTATTAGTTAAATAAACCTTAGCAAATTCACCTTCATTAATTTGTCCTTCAATGGTTAATTTATCTTGTAAGATATCAGTATCTGTAACGCAAGACATTGTACAAAACACAAAACTTAAAAGCAGTAATTTTTTCATAAAATTAATTAAAATGAAAACAACCAATTAACCGTTGGCAAAAATGGAAATAAGCCATCTTTTTCCTCTTTAATTTCTATAAAAGCATCTTTAACATCATCATCGGTACTATAAGAAATTTGAAACGGATTATTATTATTGTAAATATTATAAAGGGTTAAATTTATTTTAGAATTCCATCTTCCTTTTTTCTTAAAAGAATAAGTACAGGACACATCCAACCTATGATAACTTGGAAATCTGGAGGCATTTTTAGCTTCAAAATTAATTATAGGTCGTTGGTTTACAACCCTAATATCTGCAGGTTTTGTGTAGTTTTGCCCACTAGTAAATATAAACAATGCACCAAACTCTATCCGGTTATTTAATTTGTAATGAGCAATACTATTAATGTTTATAGGTCTATCAAAAGTTGCTGCAAAATACTTCCCTTCATTTATTTCATTAAACTTAGCTACTGTTTTTGATAGCGTCAAAGCCCCTTGTAAAGTTAACTTGTTTACTTTTTGGTTTACACTCAACTCTAAACCGCATGATTTAAATTTACCTACTAAAACATCATCATATATATTATTTGAAAATAAATTGTTAACAGAACCATTTTCAAACTCTGTATAATTTGTAACATGCTTATAATATACCGCACTATTTAGTTGTAAACCGTTAGTTTCATAGCTATACCCCAAACTATATTGATTTGACAACTGAGGTTTAATTTTATCAGTACTAATAATGAAAAAATCTGCAGGTAAACTAAACGAACTTATTGAAGCTTGATGTACAAATTGATTTAACCTTTGGTAACTTAACTTAAAAGCTTGATTTTTTTTAGATTGATATTTTATACTAACCCGTGGTTCTGCACTATAAAAGTGATATGCACTTATTAAACTATTTTGCTTAGCAAAAAAAGAAGAAAGCCTTAAACCTATTTTTGCTTCTATTCTTTTTGACAACTGTGTTTCTAAATCTGTAAACACACTAAATGTGTCGTAATTATAAGTTTCTTGATTTTGAATACTTACAGGAAATTCATCAACTAAAGCGTTAACTTTTTTTGGTAAAATATTTGTATTGTTATACGCAGTTCCTATTTTAAAAAGGTAATTTAGTTTTTTCCATAAAAAATAATGATTTACACCTAATACATTAAATGTACTTTTGGCACTATAATTAAAAGGAAACTCGTCATCTGAAAACATAAAACTATAATAACTGTTTGATATAGTTGTTTTTGAACTTAAAACACTAGAAAACTTATGTGTATAAGTGCTACCAAATAAAACATTACCCCAGTTTAAATTTCTGTTTCTCCCTTTAGTTTGATCTTTAAAATTATCTTTTGTTGTATAAAAAGTAGTCTCTAAATGGTCTTTATCTGAAAGTTTAGCCGTATGTTTTCCTAAAAAATCATATAAAAAATAATTTTTATCATTTCCTAAAATAGTATTGTTATTACTAAAAAAAGGTTTAAAAATTTCTAAATAAGTTCTTCTTCCCGAAAGTAATAAACCATTATTTTCATTAAGCTTTATATTGCCTGTTAATTTTGAAGACAATAACCCTAAACTACCATTGTAATTAGTTGAATCTGGTATTTTTAATGTTTTAATATCTGTTATTGAAGCTAGTCTTCCTCCGTAAGAAGCATCAAACCCCGCTTTTGAAAATTCTAGCGAATTAACAAAATCAGAATTTACAGCTGAAAACAAACCTCCTAAATGTGCTGTATTATGTAAATAAATATTATCTATAAGTGTTAAATTCATACTAGCATTTCCGCCCCTTACTAATAAACCAGATTGCCCTTCAGTTGCCTGTTGTACGCCTGGTGTGTATTGTATTAATTTTATAACATCTTTTTCCCCTAAAATAAAGGGCATTTTTTCAATATCCTTTTGAGATAGGTACACTTGGTCTGGCACTACCTTTTTTATTTGACTACTTGAAAAACTTCTTAAAACTACCTCTTCTAAAACACTAACTTTGGGCGTTAAATACACAATGTCATCTAAATTTTTAACTGCTATAGAATATGATTGAAACCCAATTTTTGAAAATTTTAAAATAGCATTGGCATTTATATTTTCAAAACTAAATATTCCTACCTTATTAGTATAAACCCCTTTGTCTGTGTTTAAAACCTGTACAGAAACATCTGCTACTGGCAAGTTGTTTTCTATATTTTTTACTGAAGCAGTTACCGAAATTTGCGCTAATAATACATCACCATATAATAGCATACATATAAACACTAGCAACAAACCTCTGTTTAATTTTGGGACATAAAAAAACATGAAACCTTAATACACTTTAGGTTATTAAAATAAGTTAGCTAAAGTAAATACTATTACTAATTCTAACAAAGAAGCCTATTATTTTTTTAAGTATTCTAATACACAGTAAACAAAAAAAGGAAGCTAAAATAACTTCCTTTCATAACTACTTTCATTTAATTTTAACCACATTTAGAGGAACCACAATCTTGACAAGTTAAACATCCCTCTTGATAAATTAAGTTGGTTGAATTACAATTAGAACATGTTTGCCCTTTTGCTTTGGTACCATCTGCTACATAACGTTTTAAAGCTCTACCTACACCATTTTTCCAAGTGTTTATAGATTCTGTATCTAATTGTAAACTGTTAATTAAATCAACAATTTTTTCAATGGGCATACCGTGGCGTAAAGTACTAGATATGAGCTTAGCATAATTCCAGAATTCTGGATTAAATTTATGCGATAAGCCTTCAATAGTTATTTTATAACCTCGTTTGTCTTTATATTGAAAATCATATCGGGTAGTACCATCTTCATTTTTATTTTTAATAATAAGACCATCATTTACCCAACGCGGAATTAAAATACCGTCTTCATCATCAACTAATCCGGTAAAAATCTCATACGGATTACCTTCTATTAACCCTATAAAAGCAATCCACTTTTCTTTGTTATTTTGAAAACGTACTACATCGGCTTTTAATACTTGTGGGCGTTTTATTGGAAATGTAGTTAAGGTGTTTTCTTCCTCCTTTTTTTCTTCATTTGAAATTAACACTCCAGAACGTGATCCATCTCTATAAACAGTAACACCTTTACATCCTGCGTCCCATGCTTTTAAATAAAGTTCTCCTACTAAATCTTCAGAAACATCACTTGGTAAATTAATGGTTACACTTATAGAGTGGTCTACCCATTTTTGAATAGCTCCTTGCATACTCACTTTGCTCAACCAATCTACATCATTAGATGTTGCTCCGTAATAAGGTGATTTTTTTACCAATTCATCTAATTCTTCTTGGGTGAAATTTTTATTGGTATCAATACCATTTACTTCCATCCATTGTTTAAAACGATGATGAAAAACCACGTACTCTTCCCATGAATCTCCTACCTCATCAACAAAATCTACACGCACATCTTTATCATTAGGGTTTACCTTTCTTCTACGTTTATAAACAGGTAAAAACACAGGTTCAATCCCTGAGGTAGTTTGAGTCATTAAACTAGTAGTACCTGTTGGAGCAATGGTTAAAAGTGCAATATTGCGTCTGCCATACTCTAACATTTCATAGTACAATTTACTATCGGCTTCTTTCAATCTATTTATAAACGGATTATTTTTTTCTCGGTCTGCATCAAAAATAGCAAAAGCACCACGTTCTTTAGCCAAATGTACCGATGCTCTATAAGCTTCTACAGCAATAGTTTTATGTACTTCTAAAGAAAATGCATTACCATCTTCACTACCATATTGTATTCCTAAAGCAGCCAACATATCGCCTTCTGCAGTAATACCAATACCAGTTCTTCTGCCCTCTTCTGCTTTTCTTTTTATGTTTATCCACAAATTACGCTCTACAGATTTAACTTCATCAAGTTCTGGGTCTGAATCAATTTTTTCAAGAATAGCATCAATTTTTTCAAGTTCTAAATCTATAATATCATCCATTATTCTTTGCGCATAAGCAATATGCTTTTTAAATAAATCGAAATTGAAAGACGCCTTATCTGTAAATGGGTTTTCAACGTAAGAAAACAGATTAATAGCCAATAACCTACAAG contains:
- a CDS encoding adenosylcobalamin-dependent ribonucleoside-diphosphate reductase, whose product is MKQNLTKTLPKTYTQDQAFNASLEYFKNDDLAARVWLNKYALKDSEGNIYELTPNDMHRRIAKEIARVEKKYKNPLSEDEVFDLIKDFKYIVPQGSPMAGIGNPYQIASLSNCFVIGNSGDSDSYGGIMKIDQEQVQLMKRRGGVGHDLSHIRPKGSGVKNSALTSTGIVPFMERYSNSTREVAQDGRRGALMLSVSINHPDSEDFINAKLEQGKVTGANVSVRIDDEFMKAVKNGTEYTQKYPIFSSNPKVSKIIQAKDLWAKIVHNAWKSAEPGILFWDTIINESVPDCYADLGYKTVSTNPCGEIPLCPYDSCRLLAINLFSYVENPFTDKASFNFDLFKKHIAYAQRIMDDIIDLELEKIDAILEKIDSDPELDEVKSVERNLWINIKRKAEEGRRTGIGITAEGDMLAALGIQYGSEDGNAFSLEVHKTIAVEAYRASVHLAKERGAFAIFDADREKNNPFINRLKEADSKLYYEMLEYGRRNIALLTIAPTGTTSLMTQTTSGIEPVFLPVYKRRRKVNPNDKDVRVDFVDEVGDSWEEYVVFHHRFKQWMEVNGIDTNKNFTQEELDELVKKSPYYGATSNDVDWLSKVSMQGAIQKWVDHSISVTINLPSDVSEDLVGELYLKAWDAGCKGVTVYRDGSRSGVLISNEEKKEEENTLTTFPIKRPQVLKADVVRFQNNKEKWIAFIGLIEGNPYEIFTGLVDDEDGILIPRWVNDGLIIKNKNEDGTTRYDFQYKDKRGYKITIEGLSHKFNPEFWNYAKLISSTLRHGMPIEKIVDLINSLQLDTESINTWKNGVGRALKRYVADGTKAKGQTCSNCNSTNLIYQEGCLTCQDCGSSKCG